The Hymenobacter sp. GOD-10R genome includes a window with the following:
- the rny gene encoding ribonuclease Y, which produces MPTIVYIVLATVVALGAGIVLGRLLAGKARQDHEAQAQARAQQLLQEAEEKANRIRDERIQQSKDKFRQLKNEFDLDSRRQKTELETDLAQRRLAVQEQEQSIKQLTQTTQRQLEQLQKKEKDLDMLREKIQTESQQLREKMEGQDEKRRATHEAQLEKLTRQQQEVEEQRLQIQHQLETIASLSASEAREQLVDSLRNEAQIQASSYIKDVVAQAKLTATKDAKKIVLETIQRTAAEHAIENCVSIFNIESDDVKGKIIGREGRNIRALEAATGVEIIVDDTPEAIIISGFDPVRREVARLSLHLLVKDGRIHPARIEEIVAKTRKNIDEEIVEIGERTIIDLGIHGLHPELIKMVGRMRFRSSYGQNLLQHSREVANLCATMAAELGLNVKHAKRAGLLHDIGKVSTEEPELPHAILGMEMAKKYKEHPDVVNAIGAHHDEIEMTAMISPLVQACDAISGSRPGARREMMESYIKRLKQLEETAVGFEGVNQCYAIQAGRELRVMVNAENVSDERAQELSYEISQKIEKEMQYPGQIKITVIREMRAVAYAK; this is translated from the coding sequence ATGCCCACCATTGTGTATATTGTCCTTGCCACTGTCGTTGCCCTCGGGGCCGGCATTGTGCTAGGACGCCTGCTGGCCGGAAAGGCCCGGCAGGACCACGAAGCCCAAGCGCAAGCCCGCGCCCAACAACTCCTCCAAGAAGCCGAAGAAAAGGCTAACCGCATCCGCGATGAGCGTATTCAGCAGTCGAAGGATAAGTTTCGCCAACTCAAGAACGAGTTCGACCTAGACAGCCGTCGGCAGAAAACTGAATTAGAAACTGACCTAGCTCAGCGCCGCCTTGCGGTGCAGGAGCAGGAGCAGAGCATTAAGCAGCTGACCCAAACCACGCAGCGCCAACTCGAACAGCTCCAGAAAAAGGAAAAGGATCTGGACATGTTGCGCGAGAAGATTCAGACTGAATCGCAGCAGCTCCGCGAAAAGATGGAAGGGCAGGACGAAAAGCGCCGTGCCACGCACGAAGCACAGCTGGAAAAGCTTACCCGCCAACAGCAGGAAGTGGAAGAGCAGCGCCTCCAGATTCAGCACCAGCTCGAAACCATTGCCAGCCTTTCGGCCTCCGAAGCCCGTGAGCAACTCGTTGATTCTTTGCGTAATGAAGCCCAGATTCAGGCTAGCTCTTACATCAAAGATGTAGTTGCCCAAGCCAAACTTACGGCTACCAAAGACGCCAAGAAGATTGTATTGGAAACTATTCAGCGCACCGCCGCTGAGCATGCGATAGAAAACTGCGTCTCGATTTTTAACATCGAATCCGACGACGTAAAAGGCAAAATCATTGGCCGTGAAGGCCGTAACATTCGGGCGCTGGAAGCCGCTACGGGTGTTGAAATCATTGTGGATGATACGCCTGAGGCCATCATCATTTCGGGCTTCGACCCAGTGCGCCGCGAGGTAGCGCGTTTGTCGCTGCACTTGCTGGTGAAAGACGGCCGTATTCACCCAGCTCGTATTGAGGAGATTGTGGCCAAAACCCGCAAGAATATCGACGAGGAGATTGTAGAGATTGGTGAGCGGACCATCATCGACCTAGGTATCCACGGCTTGCACCCCGAGCTGATTAAGATGGTAGGTCGGATGCGTTTCCGCTCCAGCTACGGCCAAAACCTGCTCCAGCACTCGCGCGAGGTAGCCAACCTTTGCGCTACCATGGCGGCGGAGCTAGGTCTGAACGTGAAGCACGCCAAGCGGGCTGGCCTTCTGCACGACATTGGTAAAGTAAGCACCGAAGAGCCAGAGCTACCCCACGCCATCCTCGGTATGGAGATGGCCAAGAAGTACAAGGAGCACCCCGACGTAGTAAACGCCATCGGTGCCCACCACGACGAAATCGAAATGACGGCCATGATTTCGCCACTCGTGCAGGCTTGCGACGCCATCAGTGGCTCGCGCCCCGGTGCTCGTCGCGAGATGATGGAAAGCTACATCAAGCGCCTAAAGCAGCTAGAAGAAACAGCTGTGGGCTTCGAAGGTGTAAATCAGTGCTACGCCATTCAGGCCGGCCGTGAGCTGCGCGTGATGGTGAATGCTGAGAACGTGAGCGATGAGCGGGCTCAAGAGCTGAGCTACGAAATCTCGCAAAAGATTGAGAAAGAAATGCAATATCCCGGCCAGATCAAGATTACCGTAATCCGGGAAATGCGCGCCGTGGCATACGCCAAATAA
- a CDS encoding cell division protein ZapA: MSDLSIKIRVADRDYPMRVSPQEEERLRMAGKLLNDRIKDFREQYGIQDKQDLLAMAALSTMADSLKVSKEKDGTDAALTERLSRLDKLLATLVLS, encoded by the coding sequence ATGAGCGATTTATCCATTAAAATTCGTGTCGCCGACCGGGATTATCCAATGCGGGTAAGCCCCCAGGAGGAGGAGCGCCTGCGCATGGCAGGAAAGCTGCTCAATGACCGAATCAAGGATTTTCGTGAACAGTACGGCATTCAGGACAAGCAAGATCTGCTGGCCATGGCCGCATTGTCGACCATGGCTGATAGCCTGAAAGTCAGTAAGGAAAAGGATGGGACCGATGCAGCCTTGACCGAGCGCCTGTCGCGCTTGGATAAGCTGCTTGCGACGCTAGTACTCAGTTAG
- the pheT gene encoding phenylalanine--tRNA ligase subunit beta encodes MKISLDWLRTLIPTDKSAAEIGALLTGSGLEVEGIEELESVPGGLRGVVLGEVLTCEKHPDADKLSLTTVDVGDGTPRQIVCGAPNVAAGQKVVVALEGAMLYPSQGEPFKIKKSKIRGAASEGMICAEDEIGLGTSHAGIMVLDTPLANGTPAADYFGLGSDSVFEIGLTPNRADAASHYGVARELRALLQQPCHLPDVSKFQAPATGASNISVTIEDEQASPRYSGLLLENVQVGPSPEWLQRRLRSIDLSPINNVVDVTNFVLHELGQPLHAFDADQITGGQIRVKRAAAGDKFVTLDGTERTLKADDLVIADANGAPMALAGVFGGKTSGVSNATTRVFLESAYFAPAAVRRTSQTHQLKTDASFRFERGTDPNMVPVALQRAALLLQEVAGASITAPVVDEYPVPVQPTTVRLRLARVERLVGQYIEPTQIRQILTDLDIVISEVSAEEWNLTVPPHKVDVTREADVIEEILRIYGYNNVALRPFNSASFLAKFPNPDPEVVRQNTARLLSGQGFSEIITNSLTNSQYFEKESEPNEALVHVLNYNSAELNVMRPSVLHSGLEVVRYNLNRRQRDLKLYEFGKTYHRQADGQYQEKNKLAIYLTGNATAETWQHKAEKTTFHDLASVVQQVLSALGYAAPVPQPVQHPYMAGGLTLLVQNQPVAQLGAVSPGVLKRLDVSQPVWYAELDWEWLMRKYKATLVARELPKFPEVRRDLSLVVDRTVTFDQLRQIAQRTEKKLLQSVNVFDVYEGENLGADKKSYSVSFALQDPTQTLTEQAIDAVMQRLIGQFEKQAGAVIRR; translated from the coding sequence ATGAAAATCTCCCTCGACTGGCTCCGCACGCTCATTCCTACTGATAAATCTGCCGCCGAAATTGGCGCGCTGCTCACCGGCTCTGGGCTGGAAGTGGAAGGCATTGAGGAGCTGGAAAGTGTACCGGGCGGTTTGCGCGGCGTCGTACTTGGCGAAGTGCTCACCTGCGAAAAACACCCCGACGCCGACAAGCTCAGCCTCACCACCGTGGACGTCGGCGACGGCACTCCGCGCCAAATTGTGTGCGGTGCGCCCAATGTGGCCGCTGGCCAAAAAGTAGTTGTGGCTCTGGAAGGTGCCATGCTGTACCCTTCGCAGGGAGAGCCATTTAAGATCAAAAAATCAAAAATTCGCGGTGCGGCTTCCGAAGGTATGATCTGCGCCGAGGATGAAATCGGCCTAGGTACCTCGCACGCCGGTATTATGGTGCTGGATACGCCGCTGGCGAATGGCACCCCCGCCGCCGACTACTTCGGCCTAGGTTCCGACTCGGTATTCGAGATTGGCCTGACCCCGAACCGCGCCGATGCCGCTTCGCACTACGGCGTGGCCCGCGAGCTGCGTGCCCTGCTCCAGCAGCCCTGCCACTTGCCCGACGTGAGCAAGTTCCAAGCACCCGCCACGGGTGCCAGCAACATCAGCGTGACCATTGAAGACGAGCAAGCTAGCCCGCGCTACTCCGGTTTGCTGCTGGAGAATGTGCAGGTAGGTCCGTCGCCAGAGTGGCTCCAGCGCCGCTTGCGCAGCATTGACTTGTCACCTATCAACAACGTGGTCGACGTCACCAACTTCGTGTTGCACGAGCTAGGCCAGCCCCTCCACGCCTTCGACGCCGACCAAATTACGGGCGGCCAAATCCGGGTGAAGCGCGCTGCGGCAGGGGATAAGTTCGTGACCCTCGACGGCACCGAGCGCACCCTGAAAGCAGATGACTTGGTTATTGCGGACGCCAATGGTGCTCCTATGGCGCTGGCTGGCGTGTTCGGTGGCAAGACTTCGGGCGTGAGCAACGCCACGACCCGCGTGTTCCTGGAAAGCGCCTACTTCGCGCCGGCGGCCGTACGCCGCACTTCCCAAACCCACCAACTTAAAACCGACGCTTCATTCCGCTTTGAGCGGGGCACCGACCCCAACATGGTGCCGGTGGCGCTACAACGCGCGGCTCTGTTGCTGCAAGAAGTAGCTGGGGCTAGCATCACCGCGCCAGTAGTGGACGAGTACCCCGTGCCAGTGCAGCCCACCACGGTGCGCTTGCGCCTAGCCCGCGTGGAGCGGCTGGTTGGTCAGTACATCGAACCCACGCAAATCCGCCAGATCCTGACGGACCTGGATATCGTGATCAGTGAAGTAAGCGCGGAGGAGTGGAACCTGACCGTGCCGCCCCACAAAGTGGACGTGACCCGCGAGGCCGACGTGATTGAGGAAATCCTGCGCATCTACGGCTACAACAACGTGGCGTTGCGCCCCTTCAACTCGGCTTCCTTCCTGGCCAAGTTCCCAAACCCCGACCCGGAAGTGGTGCGCCAGAACACGGCGCGGCTGCTCAGCGGACAAGGCTTCTCTGAAATTATCACCAACTCGCTCACCAACTCGCAGTATTTCGAGAAAGAAAGCGAGCCAAACGAAGCATTGGTGCACGTGCTCAACTACAACAGCGCCGAGCTGAACGTGATGCGCCCCAGCGTGTTGCACTCCGGCCTAGAAGTGGTGCGCTACAACCTAAACCGCCGCCAGCGCGACCTGAAGCTGTACGAGTTCGGCAAAACGTACCACCGCCAGGCCGACGGTCAATACCAAGAAAAGAACAAGCTCGCTATTTACCTGACCGGCAACGCCACGGCTGAGACCTGGCAGCACAAAGCCGAGAAGACAACATTCCACGATCTAGCTAGTGTAGTACAGCAGGTACTAAGCGCCCTAGGGTATGCCGCGCCGGTACCGCAACCTGTGCAGCACCCCTATATGGCTGGTGGCCTTACGCTTTTAGTGCAGAACCAGCCCGTAGCGCAGCTAGGTGCTGTGTCGCCGGGCGTGCTCAAGCGTCTCGATGTGAGCCAGCCCGTGTGGTACGCCGAACTAGACTGGGAGTGGTTGATGCGCAAGTACAAAGCCACACTCGTCGCTCGAGAGCTGCCGAAGTTCCCCGAAGTGCGCCGTGACTTGTCGTTGGTGGTCGACCGCACCGTGACGTTCGATCAGCTGCGCCAGATTGCCCAGCGCACCGAGAAGAAGCTGCTGCAAAGCGTGAACGTGTTCGACGTGTATGAGGGCGAGAACCTAGGTGCCGATAAGAAGTCGTACTCGGTGAGCTTCGCCCTGCAAGACCCCACGCAGACGCTCACGGAGCAAGCCATCGACGCGGTGATGCAGCGCCTGATTGGCCAGTTCGAGAAGCAAGCCGGTGCTGTGATCCGCCGTTGA
- a CDS encoding DUF1684 domain-containing protein, which yields MKLNPKLLIGLGLLLIFGYFLQDLVFGSDQYAAGVKKARTEKNDAFRRGNTSPLLTAQRATFDSLRYFAPDKAYRFIAKWEPLAAHDTVLIQLTDGKAEKYLRWGRASFTLDNQPQQLTCLLKADGKDTTLFVPFTDKTNGFDSYGGGRYLDAPKPSPDDKEITLDFNAAYNPYCAYNSDYACPVPPADNRLRVAIKAGEKSFHE from the coding sequence GTGAAACTCAACCCCAAACTCCTCATTGGCCTCGGGCTGCTGCTCATCTTCGGCTATTTCCTGCAAGACCTAGTTTTCGGCAGTGACCAATATGCTGCGGGCGTTAAGAAAGCGAGGACCGAGAAGAACGACGCTTTCCGGCGCGGCAACACCTCGCCACTACTAACTGCTCAGCGCGCTACCTTCGACAGCCTACGCTACTTTGCCCCGGACAAAGCCTACCGTTTCATTGCCAAGTGGGAGCCACTTGCCGCGCACGACACGGTACTCATTCAGCTCACGGACGGCAAAGCTGAAAAGTACCTGCGTTGGGGCAGGGCTTCTTTCACGCTCGACAACCAGCCTCAGCAGCTAACCTGCTTATTAAAAGCTGATGGTAAGGACACTACGTTGTTCGTGCCCTTCACCGACAAAACCAACGGCTTCGACAGCTACGGCGGCGGCCGCTACCTCGACGCGCCCAAACCTAGCCCAGACGACAAGGAAATTACACTCGATTTCAACGCGGCTTACAATCCCTATTGCGCTTACAACAGCGACTATGCTTGCCCCGTGCCACCCGCCGACAACCGGTTGCGAGTCGCCATCAAAGCCGGCGAGAAATCATTTCACGAGTAA
- the radC gene encoding RadC family protein — protein MNSVDILSEEETPAGPYQAPASFSIKSWAEEDRSREKLLQKGRAALSDAELMAILLGSGTAKLSAVDVAKLILNAVQNDLNELARLSVKELMRHKGIGEAKAITIVAALELGRRRKESAAAQRTTITCSRDIYDLVRPNLQDLPHEEFWVVLLNRANVVMRKQPISVGGVAGTVADPKLIFKHALEQLASSVILVHNHPSGNRNPSAADIALTRKVKEAGKFLDLPVLDHLIYTDQGYYSFADEGIL, from the coding sequence ATGAATTCGGTTGATATTTTATCGGAAGAAGAAACGCCGGCTGGTCCCTACCAAGCGCCGGCTAGCTTCAGCATTAAAAGTTGGGCCGAGGAAGATCGGTCCCGCGAAAAGCTCCTGCAAAAAGGCCGCGCCGCCCTGTCGGATGCCGAACTGATGGCCATTCTGCTTGGTTCGGGCACTGCTAAGCTCTCCGCCGTGGACGTGGCCAAGCTGATTCTGAATGCCGTGCAGAACGACTTAAATGAGCTGGCTCGGCTTTCGGTGAAGGAACTGATGCGCCACAAAGGCATTGGCGAAGCCAAAGCTATTACTATTGTGGCCGCACTAGAGCTAGGTCGTCGACGCAAGGAAAGTGCGGCCGCGCAACGCACTACCATCACCTGCTCAAGAGATATATATGACCTCGTGCGCCCCAACCTGCAAGACTTGCCGCACGAAGAGTTCTGGGTAGTGCTGCTCAACCGCGCCAACGTGGTCATGCGCAAGCAGCCGATTAGCGTGGGTGGGGTGGCCGGCACCGTCGCCGACCCGAAGTTGATCTTCAAGCACGCCTTGGAACAGCTTGCTAGCTCCGTCATCTTGGTCCACAACCACCCGAGCGGCAACCGCAACCCCAGCGCGGCCGATATTGCCCTCACGCGCAAAGTGAAAGAAGCCGGCAAGTTTCTGGACCTGCCCGTGCTCGACCACCTCATCTACACCGACCAGGGCTATTACAGCTTCGCCGACGAAGGTATTCTGTAA
- a CDS encoding metallophosphoesterase, with product MSRIFSPLILVFLVLAEWYGLQAIRTLIQASTPGGRRLTTVLYLLVTIGIWALGIWGMMARRDVHATYKAYFGGLLMAMIAAQLLIALPMLLEDAVRLGRFVTRQVTQPSGVTGPPISRSTFISQLALFLGAIPFFGLLWGMFKGGTDYQVKRVTLRFPNLPSAFDGLKIAQISDLHTGSFQSKEPLQRAVDLINKLKADLVFMTGDLVNNYAQEVEEHIDTLSGIQSTHPIFSILGNHDYSDYVQWESAEAKRANLDRLKNNHAKIGWRLMLDESHTLERNGEKIAIIGVQNWGTKFAKYGNLAKAHATSGDAPFKILLSHDPTHWDAQVRDYPDIDLTLSGHTHGAQFGVNLPFMKWSPVQYVYEQWAGLYQKGKQYLYVNVGLGFLGYPGRVGFLPEITLLELRRA from the coding sequence ATGTCACGCATTTTCTCCCCTCTCATTCTGGTTTTCTTGGTGCTGGCCGAATGGTATGGTCTGCAAGCGATTCGCACCCTGATACAGGCTAGCACGCCCGGCGGACGACGCCTTACCACCGTTCTGTATTTGCTCGTTACTATTGGCATTTGGGCCCTGGGCATTTGGGGTATGATGGCGCGGCGCGATGTACACGCTACTTACAAAGCGTACTTCGGCGGGCTGTTGATGGCTATGATAGCCGCTCAATTGCTGATTGCCCTGCCAATGCTGCTGGAAGATGCCGTGCGCTTAGGTCGCTTCGTAACGCGTCAGGTCACCCAGCCCAGCGGCGTTACTGGTCCTCCTATTTCGCGCAGCACTTTTATCAGCCAGTTGGCTCTTTTTCTCGGTGCTATTCCATTTTTTGGGTTGCTGTGGGGAATGTTCAAAGGTGGCACCGACTACCAAGTAAAACGTGTAACGCTGCGCTTCCCGAACCTGCCCTCTGCCTTCGACGGCCTGAAAATCGCGCAGATTTCTGACCTGCACACGGGCTCTTTTCAGTCGAAAGAACCGCTGCAACGGGCAGTAGACCTGATCAATAAGCTGAAGGCTGACCTGGTCTTCATGACCGGTGACCTGGTGAACAACTACGCCCAAGAGGTGGAAGAGCACATCGATACCCTGTCTGGAATCCAGTCCACGCACCCCATCTTTTCCATCCTCGGCAACCACGATTATTCCGACTACGTGCAGTGGGAAAGCGCCGAGGCCAAGCGCGCCAACCTCGACCGGCTGAAGAACAACCACGCCAAAATTGGCTGGCGCCTGATGTTGGATGAAAGCCACACCTTAGAGCGTAACGGCGAGAAGATTGCCATTATCGGGGTGCAGAACTGGGGGACTAAGTTCGCCAAGTACGGCAACCTAGCCAAGGCGCACGCCACCTCGGGCGACGCTCCATTCAAGATTCTGCTGTCGCACGACCCTACCCACTGGGACGCGCAAGTGCGCGACTATCCCGACATCGACCTGACGCTTTCCGGCCACACGCACGGCGCTCAGTTTGGGGTTAATCTGCCCTTTATGAAGTGGAGTCCGGTGCAATACGTTTACGAGCAGTGGGCCGGGCTTTACCAGAAAGGCAAGCAGTACCTGTATGTGAATGTAGGGCTAGGATTTTTGGGCTACCCTGGGCGCGTTGGCTTCTTGCCGGAGATTACGCTGCTTGAGCTACGCCGAGCCTAG
- a CDS encoding carboxypeptidase-like regulatory domain-containing protein, whose translation MRSVFPASLPRWFYLVLPLLLLLSVAATAQVRVTGSVSDASTGKPVPGVTVRISRTKQGVIGNNEGEFSIDVANSADTLVFSSVGYQPQRLPLGRTGISQMILQIKLVPGNVLLGEVRVQEGRPDRSQINRALRNLRKPVAAPTSVVRLPKRVPLFPVDTIPPGPPKVTIQSPVSLIYDQFSKAGKERRKLESLQAADEVQRKAEQARKERERYNRNFKDNRGYE comes from the coding sequence TTGCGTTCCGTCTTTCCGGCTAGCTTACCACGTTGGTTTTACTTGGTGCTGCCTTTGTTGCTACTGCTTTCAGTAGCCGCCACCGCGCAGGTACGCGTAACAGGCAGTGTTTCCGATGCTTCCACCGGCAAGCCCGTACCGGGTGTCACGGTGCGCATCAGTCGCACCAAGCAAGGCGTTATTGGCAACAATGAAGGTGAGTTCAGCATCGACGTGGCCAACTCGGCCGATACGCTGGTGTTTAGCTCCGTGGGCTACCAACCGCAACGGCTGCCCCTAGGTCGCACGGGCATTTCCCAGATGATTTTGCAAATAAAGCTGGTGCCCGGCAACGTGCTGCTCGGCGAGGTACGCGTGCAAGAAGGTCGCCCCGACCGCAGCCAAATCAACCGGGCCCTGCGCAACCTTCGGAAACCGGTCGCGGCGCCCACAAGTGTTGTGCGTCTGCCAAAGCGGGTTCCCCTGTTCCCCGTTGACACCATACCGCCTGGCCCACCGAAAGTTACCATTCAAAGCCCCGTTAGCCTGATCTATGATCAGTTTTCCAAAGCGGGCAAAGAACGACGCAAGCTAGAATCCTTGCAGGCCGCAGACGAAGTGCAGCGGAAAGCCGAACAGGCACGCAAGGAGCGAGAACGATACAACCGCAACTTCAAAGACAACCGCGGCTACGAGTAA
- a CDS encoding cupin domain-containing protein — MAYTGQVIENPVTGQRIRFVALAEASAGAELVLESTFRGRGLEPPAHFHPEQDEFFEVLQGELQVRLDGKLRVLHQGTTLRINRGQVHSMWNVAEQPAVVRWAVRPALNTETFMEELFAASQNERGMPTPQQVGQLLHQFGREFRLAPPPAVAAPV, encoded by the coding sequence ATGGCATACACCGGCCAAGTCATCGAGAATCCCGTTACCGGTCAACGTATCCGCTTTGTTGCGCTTGCTGAGGCATCGGCAGGCGCTGAGCTTGTGCTTGAATCAACATTCCGCGGCCGCGGCCTGGAACCACCTGCGCATTTTCATCCGGAGCAGGATGAGTTTTTTGAAGTGCTACAAGGGGAATTGCAAGTGCGACTAGATGGCAAACTGCGTGTACTGCACCAAGGCACTACCTTGCGCATTAACCGGGGGCAAGTTCATTCGATGTGGAATGTAGCTGAACAGCCCGCCGTTGTCCGATGGGCGGTGCGTCCCGCCTTGAACACCGAAACGTTTATGGAAGAGCTTTTTGCTGCTTCGCAAAATGAACGAGGGATGCCTACCCCTCAGCAGGTTGGGCAACTGTTGCACCAGTTTGGCCGCGAGTTTCGGCTGGCGCCGCCACCCGCCGTTGCGGCACCGGTTTAG
- the uvsE gene encoding UV DNA damage repair endonuclease UvsE, which yields MRIGYPCVNETLDCTSATTFRLASYNDERLVQTVANNLACLQRILEYNVERGLLFFRISSGIVPFGSHPINTFPWQHRFVAEFRQIGDYIKANNMRVSLHPDQFVVLNSPDEGIVQRSISELVYQGSMLDLMELDSTAKLQIHVGGLYGDRDLAISRFIATYQTLPEAVRVRLVIENDDRLFSLQDCLRVHEAVGIPILFDNFHHECLNHGEPMAEALQLASNTWHPTHDGPLMMDYSSQQLGERKGKHTSSLEEDLFREFLPNVGDLEPDIMLEIKDKEASALRAVAILRELGRVPAWPEPTT from the coding sequence ATGAGAATTGGTTATCCTTGCGTCAACGAAACGCTCGACTGTACTTCTGCCACTACCTTTCGGCTGGCTTCTTATAACGATGAGCGCCTGGTGCAGACGGTGGCGAATAACCTCGCCTGCCTGCAGCGCATCCTGGAGTACAATGTAGAGCGCGGCCTGCTGTTCTTCCGGATCAGCTCGGGCATTGTACCGTTTGGCTCCCACCCGATTAATACGTTTCCCTGGCAACACCGCTTCGTCGCGGAGTTCCGCCAGATTGGCGACTACATTAAGGCCAACAACATGCGCGTGTCGCTGCACCCCGACCAGTTTGTAGTGCTCAACTCGCCCGACGAAGGCATTGTGCAGCGCAGTATCTCGGAGCTGGTGTACCAGGGCAGCATGCTCGATCTGATGGAACTAGACTCCACCGCCAAACTTCAGATTCACGTGGGTGGCCTCTACGGCGACCGTGACCTAGCTATCAGCCGGTTTATTGCCACCTACCAAACCCTACCCGAAGCGGTGCGCGTGCGACTGGTGATTGAGAACGACGACCGCTTGTTCAGCTTGCAGGATTGTTTGCGCGTGCACGAGGCGGTTGGCATTCCCATTCTGTTCGACAACTTCCACCACGAATGTCTCAACCACGGCGAGCCGATGGCAGAGGCCTTGCAGCTAGCTTCCAACACCTGGCACCCCACCCACGATGGTCCGCTCATGATGGACTATAGCTCGCAACAGCTTGGTGAGCGAAAGGGTAAGCATACCAGTTCGTTGGAGGAAGATTTGTTCCGCGAGTTCTTGCCGAACGTTGGCGACTTAGAGCCCGATATTATGCTCGAAATCAAAGACAAAGAAGCTAGCGCGCTGCGAGCCGTGGCTATTTTACGGGAGCTAGGTCGGGTGCCCGCCTGGCCCGAACCAACCACCTAG
- a CDS encoding arylsulfatase — MRPEKFLLVATLLVAGLSSLGLVPASHPAPKKPNIIIILADDMGYSDIGCFGSDARTPNLDAMAAGGLKMTNFYNASRCCPSRASLLTGLYQHQAGVGDMVNTRTQPAYQGYLNKNCVTIAEALKTGGYNTFMAGKWHVGQAPEHWPVKRGFDHYFGLIDGANSYFENRPYRPNQKLTIALDDKPYTPGPGYYSTDAYTDHAIEFIDQSKSTGKPFFLYLAYQAPHWPLHALPEDIAKYKGKFMAGWDKLREQRFERLQKLGVINKNTKLSPRDERVPAWESLSQEEKVRWDEKMAVYCAMIDRMDQNIGKLRQKLKDLGQDQNTVIMFLSDNGGSSEAIKGTGFLPEIIEANKKPSSDPSSFTAYEFPGANVSNAPFRFFKHWTYEGGTATPFIAYGPGIVKPGRTDATPGHLVDLMATCLDLAQVAYPKTYNANQIKPTEGISMVPVFKGQPWKGHNALFFEHEGNRAVRQGKWKLVSEFPANKWQLYDLEADRSELHDLSAGNPQKVQELTVMYDKWATHAEVIPFEQLSKAGEF, encoded by the coding sequence ATGCGCCCGGAAAAGTTCTTGTTAGTTGCCACTTTGTTAGTTGCTGGCTTGTCGTCGCTGGGGCTTGTTCCCGCTTCGCATCCCGCCCCGAAGAAGCCCAACATCATCATCATTCTGGCCGATGATATGGGCTACTCTGATATTGGCTGCTTCGGCTCCGATGCCCGCACGCCTAACCTAGATGCCATGGCGGCGGGTGGGCTCAAGATGACAAACTTCTACAATGCGTCGCGCTGCTGCCCGAGCCGGGCGTCGTTGCTCACGGGCCTCTACCAGCACCAGGCGGGCGTAGGAGACATGGTGAACACGCGTACGCAGCCGGCCTACCAGGGCTACCTTAATAAGAACTGCGTCACGATTGCCGAAGCCCTGAAGACCGGCGGCTACAACACCTTCATGGCTGGCAAGTGGCACGTAGGCCAAGCCCCCGAGCACTGGCCGGTGAAGCGCGGCTTCGACCACTACTTCGGCCTAATCGACGGCGCCAACAGCTATTTTGAGAACCGCCCTTACCGGCCAAATCAGAAGCTGACCATTGCTCTTGATGATAAGCCTTACACGCCTGGGCCCGGCTACTACTCCACCGACGCCTACACTGACCACGCTATTGAGTTTATCGACCAAAGCAAAAGCACGGGCAAGCCATTCTTCTTGTACCTAGCTTACCAGGCGCCGCACTGGCCACTGCACGCCCTGCCCGAAGATATTGCCAAGTACAAAGGCAAGTTTATGGCTGGCTGGGACAAGCTGCGGGAGCAGCGCTTCGAGCGTTTGCAAAAGCTAGGTGTCATCAACAAGAACACGAAACTCTCGCCCCGCGACGAACGCGTGCCCGCGTGGGAAAGCCTAAGCCAGGAAGAAAAAGTACGTTGGGACGAGAAAATGGCTGTGTACTGCGCCATGATCGACCGCATGGATCAGAACATCGGCAAGCTGCGGCAGAAGCTAAAGGACCTAGGTCAGGACCAGAACACGGTGATTATGTTCTTATCGGATAATGGCGGCAGCAGCGAAGCGATTAAAGGCACTGGCTTCCTGCCCGAAATTATTGAGGCGAATAAAAAGCCATCGAGCGACCCTAGCTCCTTCACGGCGTATGAATTTCCGGGTGCCAACGTCAGCAACGCGCCCTTCCGCTTCTTCAAGCACTGGACCTACGAAGGAGGCACTGCTACTCCCTTCATTGCTTACGGTCCCGGCATCGTGAAGCCCGGCCGCACGGATGCCACGCCCGGTCACCTCGTCGACCTGATGGCCACCTGCCTCGACCTAGCTCAAGTGGCTTACCCGAAAACCTACAACGCCAACCAGATCAAGCCTACCGAAGGCATCAGCATGGTACCCGTATTTAAGGGCCAGCCGTGGAAGGGGCACAATGCGCTGTTCTTCGAGCACGAAGGCAACCGCGCTGTGCGTCAGGGCAAATGGAAGCTGGTTTCGGAGTTCCCCGCTAATAAATGGCAGCTCTACGACCTAGAGGCCGACCGCTCGGAGCTGCACGACTTAAGCGCTGGCAACCCGCAGAAAGTGCAGGAGCTAACGGTCATGTACGACAAGTGGGCCACGCACGCGGAGGTTATCCCATTTGAGCAGTTGAGCAAAGCCGGCGAGTTTTAA